Part of the Coffea arabica cultivar ET-39 unplaced genomic scaffold, Coffea Arabica ET-39 HiFi ptg000066l, whole genome shotgun sequence genome is shown below.
TACTGGCATTGGCAAGAAGTTCAGAAGAAATTGCAGATGGTGGGTTATCTTGTACAACCTTTGGGACCGTGCGCAAACCTGGGGGTGCACCTCTTGCCTGTTGCCTTCTGCGGAAGATGAGTAGCCCAACCAGTAAAAGTACCACAATAATCAAAATTCCTCCAATAACGCCCGCCAATAGCACTATTGCTTTTCCACTGAAACGTTTGCTCTGTGTCACGGTCACCGCTTTCTCACAAAATGACTTAGAATGTTGATTTTTGGTATCAATGGACAAGCAATTCCAACCGAACTTAACTATTCTCTTCCCAGAATTACTGTCCAAACAAGAAGGAAGACTGCCAATGAAtctattatttgaaatatcaaCAAAACCAAGAGCGTCTCCGCAACTGATGCGTTGGGGAAGTGAGCCACTCAGCACGTTAGATGCTACATTCAAGTAACTGATATTCTGCAGCGAAAACAGTTCACTTGGGGGCGTCCCGGTCAGAAAATTGTTTGAAAGATCAAGGTGCTGAAGCTGCTGCAGCTCACCTAATTCTTGTGGAATTTCGCCAGAGAGAGAATTATTGCTGAGCAGAATTGTGGTTAGTCCTTTTGGCAAGGAGGGCAGTTGAGAATCAAAGTGATTTTCTCTCAAGTCCAACAAATGTAACCCGGTTAGAGCACTCATATCAGGTAATTTGCCTGCAAGTGCATTGTGGGACAAAATAATGTCAGTGAGTGATGTAATTCGTGTgagagaagaaggaaattgaCCCTTCAATCTGTTGTTCTTTAAGCTCAAGACTGTGAGTTTTGTCAATGAATCGAACCAATCTGGCACGGTGTCGTTGAAAAAGTTCCCATCCAATGTCAGAGTATGAAGCCTAACCATCCTAGACAGCTGCGCCGGAATGGTACCAAACAAGAAATTGGAGCTCACATCAAGGAGTTCGAGTGAAGAAAGCCGGTGAATTTTATCAGGGAGGGGTCCCCACATTCCAAGAGACACTAAGCTAACAACTCTCAAGTTAGTTAGCCTTGTCAAGGTAGTAACAAAAGAATCAACGGAGAAACTCTGAGACAATGTCTGGTTGGGAAGTGCAAATCCATTGAATTCACTGACCTTAGCGAGCTTATCTCCCATGATTTTGAGCTCGGTGACGGAGTTGTCCTGGCATGTGATGCTCATATGTGTAGTTGAAGACAGGGTACACAAATCG
Proteins encoded:
- the LOC140032788 gene encoding probable inactive leucine-rich repeat receptor-like protein kinase At3g03770 yields the protein MGWPSTLHLVFLSWALLASTTHQLQTYERQILLQLRKHLEYPIELDAWQNYYGDLCTLSSTTHMSITCQDNSVTELKIMGDKLAKVSEFNGFALPNQTLSQSFSVDSFVTTLTRLTNLRVVSLVSLGMWGPLPDKIHRLSSLELLDVSSNFLFGTIPAQLSRMVRLHTLTLDGNFFNDTVPDWFDSLTKLTVLSLKNNRLKGQFPSSLTRITSLTDIILSHNALAGKLPDMSALTGLHLLDLRENHFDSQLPSLPKGLTTILLSNNSLSGEIPQELGELQQLQHLDLSNNFLTGTPPSELFSLQNISYLNVASNVLSGSLPQRISCGDALGFVDISNNRFIGSLPSCLDSNSGKRIVKFGWNCLSIDTKNQHSKSFCEKAVTVTQSKRFSGKAIVLLAGVIGGILIIVVLLLVGLLIFRRRQQARGAPPGLRTVPKVVQDNPPSAISSELLANARIISQAAKLGAQGTPVYRLFSMEELEEATGRFDQSTVLGAGSIGKIYKGRLQNGNYVAIRSLALHKKFLIRNLKLRLDLLSKLRHPHLVGLLGHCIDGEVQDDSTVNRVLLVYEFVPNGNFHTHLSETSPEKVLNWSDRLAVLIGIAKAVHFLHTGVIPPSTCNRLKTRNILLDEHRVAKLSDYGMSIVTEDVEKSEARGDGSKSWHMSKLEDDVYNFGFILLESLVGPIGKGKGEAFLLKEMTSFGSQDGRRKIVDPIVLTTSSQESLSIVISLTNKCISPDSSRPSFEDVLWNLQYAAQVQATADVDQKSDAASLS